Proteins encoded within one genomic window of Bacillus thuringiensis:
- a CDS encoding nucleotide sugar dehydrogenase → MNVSSTVAIIGLGYVGLPLAVHFAERGHRVVGLDKDTRKIESIIKGESYISDVSSKLLQSLLNSKRLIVNTPDQGIADFQNSDYVIVTVPTPINEQREPDLSALISASHYIQQNLQKGQTFIFESSTYPGTLEEVIIPIISQTGKKVGEDYYIGYSPERIDPANSQYSVQDIPKVISGQTEQCKQKVQDLYSTIFDVVVPVSSPKVAEMCKLFENIQRLVNISLVNELNTLCESLGIDFYEALEAASTKPFGFTPYWPGPGIGGHCIPVDPLYFQWRIKKNGEISQLIEAAHVINEEMPEKMVRKVKGVVQSPASVLIVGVAYKKDVNDLRESPALPIIQLLIKEGYEIKYHDPYISSAEIGDKVYQSVSLDEKTVKEADCILILTDHSNIDWKLFKGVKRVIDTRGIIKKVSV, encoded by the coding sequence ATGAATGTTAGTAGTACAGTTGCCATTATCGGATTAGGATATGTTGGTCTTCCTTTGGCAGTTCATTTTGCAGAGAGAGGACATAGAGTAGTTGGATTAGATAAAGATACTAGAAAAATAGAATCAATTATAAAAGGAGAAAGTTATATCTCGGATGTTTCTTCTAAATTGTTACAAAGTTTATTGAATAGCAAAAGATTAATAGTAAATACACCGGATCAAGGTATTGCTGATTTTCAAAATAGTGATTACGTTATTGTCACTGTCCCAACTCCAATTAATGAACAAAGAGAACCAGACTTAAGTGCCCTCATTTCAGCTTCGCATTATATACAACAAAACCTTCAAAAAGGACAAACCTTCATTTTCGAAAGTTCCACATATCCAGGTACGCTCGAGGAAGTGATTATTCCGATTATTTCTCAAACAGGAAAAAAGGTAGGAGAAGATTATTATATTGGATATTCACCTGAGAGAATTGATCCAGCTAATAGTCAATATTCTGTTCAGGACATTCCAAAGGTTATTAGTGGACAAACTGAGCAGTGCAAACAAAAAGTACAGGATTTATATAGCACGATCTTCGATGTAGTTGTTCCAGTTAGCTCTCCAAAAGTAGCAGAAATGTGTAAGCTATTTGAAAATATTCAGCGCTTAGTCAATATTTCGTTAGTAAATGAGTTAAATACACTATGTGAAAGTTTAGGAATTGACTTTTATGAGGCACTTGAAGCGGCATCTACAAAACCATTTGGATTTACGCCGTATTGGCCAGGACCAGGGATAGGGGGACACTGTATTCCGGTAGATCCTTTATATTTCCAGTGGAGAATAAAAAAGAATGGAGAAATTAGTCAATTAATTGAGGCGGCACATGTAATTAATGAGGAAATGCCAGAGAAAATGGTCCGGAAAGTAAAAGGTGTGGTGCAATCACCTGCATCAGTTTTAATTGTAGGGGTTGCGTATAAGAAAGATGTAAATGATTTGAGAGAATCACCTGCGTTACCAATTATTCAATTACTAATTAAAGAAGGATACGAGATAAAATACCATGATCCATATATTTCTTCTGCCGAAATTGGAGATAAGGTGTATCAATCTGTTTCCTTGGATGAAAAAACAGTTAAAGAAGCAGATTGTATTTTAATTTTAACTGACCATTCGAATATAGATTGGAAGCTTTTTAAAGGAGTGAAGCGAGTAATAGATACACGTGGAATTATAAAGAAGGTGAGTGTATGA
- a CDS encoding NAD-dependent epimerase/dehydratase family protein has protein sequence MSKKCLITGGAGFIGSHLAEELVRRGYDVTIVDNFYKGKNKYHDELMKEIRVIPISVLDKNSIYELVNQHDVVFHLAAILGVKTTMEKSIELVETNFDGTRNILQAALKEKKKVVFASTSEVYGKAKPPFSEEGDRLYGATSKIRWSYAICKTLEETLCLGYALEGLPVTIVRYFNIYGPRAKDGPYAGVIPRFISAALQGEDILVYGDGKQTRCFTYVSDAVEATIRAMDEKVNGEIINIGSENEKSIKEVAEVIKKLTKSSSKIVQVPFEEVYPHGFEEIPNRRPDVTKLRELVQFQAKVTWEQGLKETIKWFREENNG, from the coding sequence ATGAGTAAGAAATGTTTAATTACAGGTGGAGCAGGATTTATTGGATCGCATTTAGCCGAAGAGTTGGTGAGAAGAGGTTATGATGTCACGATTGTTGATAACTTCTATAAAGGAAAAAATAAATATCATGATGAGTTAATGAAAGAAATTCGGGTTATTCCAATAAGTGTTTTAGATAAAAATTCTATTTATGAATTAGTAAATCAACATGATGTAGTGTTTCATTTAGCAGCAATTTTAGGTGTGAAAACGACAATGGAAAAGAGTATAGAGCTCGTTGAAACGAATTTTGATGGAACGAGAAACATTTTACAAGCAGCGCTAAAAGAAAAGAAAAAAGTAGTCTTTGCGTCTACTTCGGAAGTATATGGTAAGGCAAAGCCACCCTTTTCTGAAGAGGGTGATCGATTATACGGGGCAACTTCTAAAATACGTTGGAGTTATGCAATTTGTAAAACGTTAGAAGAAACATTATGTTTAGGATACGCTTTAGAAGGTTTACCTGTAACGATTGTTCGTTATTTTAATATTTATGGTCCAAGAGCGAAAGATGGTCCGTATGCAGGGGTAATCCCACGATTTATTAGTGCGGCACTGCAAGGAGAAGACATTCTTGTATATGGAGATGGAAAGCAGACACGTTGCTTTACGTATGTAAGTGATGCGGTAGAGGCAACGATTCGAGCAATGGACGAGAAGGTAAATGGTGAGATTATTAATATAGGTTCTGAGAATGAAAAGAGTATAAAAGAAGTAGCAGAAGTAATTAAAAAGCTAACGAAATCTTCTTCAAAGATTGTTCAAGTTCCTTTCGAAGAGGTATACCCACATGGCTTTGAAGAAATTCCAAATAGAAGACCAGATGTAACGAAATTAAGAGAACTTGTTCAATTTCAAGCGAAAGTAACGTGGGAACAAGGGTTGAAAGAAACTATTAAATGGTTTCGTGAAGAAAACAATGGCTAA
- a CDS encoding glycosyltransferase family 2 protein, protein MFAWKGKRDTSMRVSVVIPAHNEASTLSQVLVEVEKLKPYEIIVVDNGSTDGTKEIAFQHHCRVIYYKYSLGNDVGRAIGAREAKGDIVLFLDGDIVIDNKELQRFIKGIQQGHQIVVNNLTWSVYLKMRPHYTTVGKYMLNRYLNKKELVVGSLIAIPHAMNRKVIQKFGWWNLADPALFQAMAMSRGVDIVDMASVDVIHTNKVRPVHTGTSPGSPYPKATSRIMGDHLRALQYVIEIYGKRGGFSEGNRDRGFVGKYKPVLLQKKKAKYSAIIPVSEEKTTIRSVIQEVKKAGVDEIIVVANGADVETIKQAKLENIIVIEFEEALGHNVARAIGAMHATADICLFVDGDFAIPGKKLIPFLHAIEDGNDVALNDLQCLLDMFHPADPISMGKYFVNLVAKRPDLWNNSLTAVPHAMHKKVIEKIGYDSLIIPPLAQMKAILEGFSITAVEFVDVIKTNRVRPEQHGFVNGRIPAFDRIFGDQLEAIAYLLQSTDERGSFTDGERDRNIIQQLRKEEENTDEC, encoded by the coding sequence ATGTTCGCTTGGAAGGGTAAGCGTGATACAAGTATGAGAGTATCAGTTGTAATTCCGGCGCATAATGAAGCGAGTACTTTATCACAAGTTTTAGTAGAAGTGGAGAAGTTGAAGCCATATGAAATTATCGTAGTAGATAATGGATCGACAGATGGGACAAAAGAAATAGCGTTCCAACATCATTGCCGTGTAATTTATTATAAATATTCTCTTGGCAATGATGTTGGAAGGGCGATTGGAGCAAGAGAAGCGAAAGGTGACATTGTTTTGTTTTTAGATGGTGACATCGTTATAGATAACAAAGAGCTGCAACGTTTCATAAAAGGAATTCAGCAAGGCCACCAAATTGTTGTGAATAATTTAACATGGTCTGTTTATTTAAAGATGAGACCGCATTATACGACAGTTGGCAAATATATGTTGAATCGTTATTTAAATAAAAAAGAGCTTGTTGTTGGATCTTTAATCGCAATTCCACATGCAATGAATAGGAAAGTTATTCAGAAGTTTGGTTGGTGGAATTTAGCGGATCCAGCACTATTTCAAGCGATGGCGATGTCTAGAGGAGTAGATATTGTCGATATGGCTTCGGTCGATGTCATTCATACAAATAAAGTGCGTCCTGTTCATACTGGCACATCACCTGGTTCCCCTTATCCAAAAGCGACTAGTCGTATTATGGGAGATCATTTACGTGCTTTGCAATACGTAATCGAAATATATGGTAAGCGTGGTGGCTTTTCGGAAGGAAATAGGGATAGAGGGTTTGTAGGAAAGTATAAACCAGTTTTATTACAAAAGAAAAAAGCGAAATATAGTGCGATTATCCCAGTATCAGAAGAAAAGACGACTATAAGATCTGTTATACAAGAAGTGAAAAAAGCAGGTGTAGATGAAATTATAGTTGTTGCGAATGGAGCGGACGTTGAGACAATTAAACAAGCAAAGTTAGAGAATATCATTGTTATTGAATTCGAGGAAGCGCTCGGACATAATGTAGCCCGAGCGATAGGAGCTATGCATGCGACGGCCGATATTTGTTTATTTGTCGATGGTGATTTTGCTATTCCGGGGAAAAAACTAATTCCATTTTTACATGCTATTGAAGATGGGAATGATGTGGCATTAAATGATTTACAGTGTTTATTAGATATGTTTCATCCGGCCGACCCAATTAGCATGGGAAAATATTTTGTGAATTTAGTAGCGAAACGACCAGATTTATGGAATAACTCATTAACGGCAGTACCACATGCTATGCATAAAAAGGTAATAGAGAAAATCGGATATGATTCTTTGATTATTCCACCATTAGCTCAAATGAAAGCTATTTTGGAGGGGTTCTCTATTACAGCGGTAGAATTTGTAGATGTTATAAAAACAAATCGAGTACGCCCAGAGCAACATGGATTTGTAAATGGGCGTATTCCAGCATTTGACCGTATTTTCGGTGATCAACTTGAGGCAATTGCATATTTATTGCAATCCACAGACGAGCGCGGAAGTTTTACAGATGGAGAGCGGGATAGAAATATCATTCAACAATTGAGAAAGGAAGAAGAGAATACAGATGAATGTTAG